The sequence CTCGGCACGATCCCTCCAACCACGGCGATCCGTATGACCGAGGCATATGTGGCCTCGTGCTTCGACACTGGTTGCGCGGCCGCGACGGACGGCTGCCGGGGAGACCGTCACCGATGTACCCGGCCGTGGAGTTCGTGGACTGAGGGCGCCGACCGGGGCGAGGGCGGCGGGCCCGCGTCAGCCCTGGCCGAGAGCGGCGGGCGCGTACCGGGCCAGCTGGTCCTTCACCCACGGGTCGAACACGGCCAGACGGCGCTTGGCGGCGGGGTCGAACTGCGCCAGCTGCCCCTCGATCCAGGGGTCGAGCCGGTGCCCGGCGCGGTGGGCGGAGCCGCTGGGGCCGCCGGTCTGGCTCGCGGTGGTGCGGGCGGGGAGGTGTGCGGTGTGCTGCGGGGCCGCCGTCGCGGTCCCGGCGGTGGCGAGCAGGGCGCCACCGAGCAGCGCCGCCGAGGCTCCGACCGTACCCGCGTGCCGTGCCAGCTTGATCATGTTCTTCTCCTTCCTGTACGGCCGGTGACGAGCCCCGGGCACCATGTAACGGATTGCCCGACTTTGCCGCTCGACCGGCCGGTGGGGGCGCCTACCCCACCAGTCACACCTCACTCATCGAAGTGTTCCCGCCCATGACGACGGCCCTGAGCTCGTCGAGCGATTCCCGCGCGAGCCGGGCCAGCGGACGCGTCTCGTCGGCGGTGATCCAGCGCTCGAAGGCCACCTTGAAGACGGCGACGCCGGTCTCGGCGGTGAGGCCGGCCACGGAAAGCGGGACACCTCGGCCACGGAGCGTGTCGGTGAGGGCGGTGGCCAGGGAGGCGAGTTTGATCAGTTCGCGTTCCCGCAGTTCCGCGGTCGCCGAGATCACGGCCTGGCGCTTGCGCGCGAAGTCGCGCCGCTCCTCGAACACCGCGCACATCGCGTCCAGGCCCGCCGCCACCGCCTCGATCGGCGCGGCGGACGGCGGGGCGTCGGCGACCGCCTTCGCCAGCAGCTGCTCGAGTTCGACGGCGCCGGAGAAGAGCACCTCGCGCTTGTCGGCGTAGTGCCGGAAGAACGTGCGCTCGGTGAGTCCCGCGCTCCTGGCGATCTCCGCCACGGTGGTCTGCTCGAACCCGCGCTCGCCGTACAGGTCCAACGCCGCCTTCGCCAGGCGCTCGCGCGTGTTCGGCTCCCATCTGCCCATGGCCCGCATCCTACGCGATGACAGCGGCTGACATCAGTGCTAGCGTCGATGTCAGTAACTGACATCAAACTGTCTGGGGATCTCTCATGCGTGTTTTCGTGACCGGGGCGTCGGGCTGGATCGGTTCGGCCGTCGTTCCTGAGCTCATCGGGGCGGGTCACCAGGTCGTCGGCCTGGCCCGTTCCGACGCCTCCGCGCAGGCGCTGACCGCGGCCGGCGCCGAGGTCGTCCGGGGCAGCCTGGACGACCTGGATGTCCTGCGCGCCGCGGCCGCCGGCTCGGACGGGGTGATCCACCTCGCCTTCAAGCACGACGTGGCCTTCTCCGGCGGCTTCCAGAGCGCCGCGGAGGCCGACCGCAGGGCCGTCGACGTGCTCACCGAGGCGCTCGCGGGCAGCGACCGCCCGTTCGTGCTCGCCTCCGGGCTGGCCGGGCTGAAGCCGGGGCGGGTGGCGACGGAGCAGGACATGCCGGTGGTCGAGGGCGACTCGCCGATCCTGATCCGTGCCGTCACCGCGCAGGCCGTCCTCGCGTGCGCGGAGCGCGGGGTGCGGTCGTCCGTGGTGCGGCTCTCCCCCACCTGCCACGGCGACGGGGACAACGGCTTCATGGCCTCG is a genomic window of Streptomyces sp. WP-1 containing:
- a CDS encoding TetR family transcriptional regulator; translation: MGRWEPNTRERLAKAALDLYGERGFEQTTVAEIARSAGLTERTFFRHYADKREVLFSGAVELEQLLAKAVADAPPSAAPIEAVAAGLDAMCAVFEERRDFARKRQAVISATAELRERELIKLASLATALTDTLRGRGVPLSVAGLTAETGVAVFKVAFERWITADETRPLARLARESLDELRAVVMGGNTSMSEV
- a CDS encoding SDR family oxidoreductase; this encodes MRVFVTGASGWIGSAVVPELIGAGHQVVGLARSDASAQALTAAGAEVVRGSLDDLDVLRAAAAGSDGVIHLAFKHDVAFSGGFQSAAEADRRAVDVLTEALAGSDRPFVLASGLAGLKPGRVATEQDMPVVEGDSPILIRAVTAQAVLACAERGVRSSVVRLSPTCHGDGDNGFMASLIGTAREKGVSGYPGEGANRWPAVHRLDAARLFRLAVEKAPAGTVLHGAAEEGVPLREIAEVIGRRLKLPTASVGAEDLAGHFGWLSGFVGLDAPASSAATRALLDWEPTGPALLADLEEGHYFRAAEDSAV